A single genomic interval of Antechinus flavipes isolate AdamAnt ecotype Samford, QLD, Australia chromosome 1, AdamAnt_v2, whole genome shotgun sequence harbors:
- the LOC127543788 gene encoding cathepsin B-like — MWRFLATLCSLVVLTSARSTLSFPPLSDEMVNYVNKLNTTWKAGHNFRNVDMSYVKKLCGTIMGGAKQLPQRLMLADDMKLPENFDAREQWPNCPTIKEIRDQGSCGSCWAFGAVEAISDRICVHTNGYTTVEVSAEDLLSCCGLQCGEGCNGGYPAGAWKYWIKKGLVSGGLYDSHVGCRPYSIPPCEHHVNGSRPACSGGEEMAQWIEH; from the coding sequence ATGTGGCGGTTCTTGGCCACTCTGTGCAGTCTGGTTGTACTGACCAGTGCTCGGAGTACAttgtccttccctcctctttcagATGAAATGGTCAACTATGTCAACAAGCTCAATACTACATGGAAGGCTGGGCATAACTTCCGTAATGTGGACATGAGCTACGTCAAGAAACTCTGTGGTACCATCATGGGTGGAGCCAAGCAACTACCTCAGAGATTGATGTTGGCTGATGACATGAAACTACCAGAAAACTTTGATGCACGGGAACAGTGGCCAAACTGCCCAACCATCAAAGAAATTCGAGACCAGGGCTCCTGCGGCTCTTGTTGGGCATTTGGAGCTGTGGAAGCCATTTCTGACAGGATCTGTGTGCATACTAATGGTTATACCACTGTAGAAGTGTCTGCTGAGGATCTGCTTAGCTGCTGTGGATTACAGTGTGGGGAAGGATGTAATGGTGGCTATCCTGCTGGAGCTTGGAAATATTGGATCAAGAAAGGCCTTGTATCTGGTGGCCTCTATGACTCCCATGTGGGCTGCCGACCTTACTCCATTCCTCCTTGTGAGCATCATGTGAATGGTTCCCGCCCTGCCTGTAGtggaggggaggagatggctcagtggatagagcactag